A section of the Telopea speciosissima isolate NSW1024214 ecotype Mountain lineage chromosome 3, Tspe_v1, whole genome shotgun sequence genome encodes:
- the LOC122654331 gene encoding non-lysosomal glucosylceramidase-like has product MWQEIKERGSFDHLDSDEKPVPTEPGSSIGAAIAASLTIASHSVGTVTFSMAWACPEVKFYSGKTYHRRYTKFYGIHEDAAAKIAHDAIHEHGHWESQIETWQRPILGDRRVPEWYPITLFNELYYLNAGGTIWTDGSPPMQSLVTIGETKYSLEKSRSDFTNKIDTNHPNDTAVDILERMASILGQIHSPVLTNSSFGTYLLQKGEENIGQLLYFEGNEYQMYNTYDVHFYSSFALIMLFPKLELSLQRDFAAAVMMHDPSKIKLLSDGNLVPRKVLGAVPHDLGRNDPWFEVNAYTLYDTNRWKDLNSKFVLQVYRDVVATGDKLFAKAVWPSVYMAMAYMDQFDKDGDGMIENEGFPDQTYDAWSVSGVSAYTGGLWVAALQAASALAHEVGDTASQDYFWHKFKRAKAVYEKLWNGSYFNYDDSCGSSSASIQADQLAGQWYARACGLSTIVDHDKAKSALEKVYHFNVLKVKGGKRGAVNGMRPDGTVDMSALQSREIWSGVTYSVAASMIHEGMVEMAFNTAFGVHETVWSQEGLGYSFQTPEGWNTYDQYRSMAYMRPLAVWAMQWALSPPKLYKEEKKPELEEVPLFMHNAGFSKVAGLLKLPQLETSKKGLLRVFFDWTCRRMWM; this is encoded by the exons CGTGGTTCTTTTGACCACCTTGATTCTGATGAAAAACCAGTGCCTACAGAACCTGGATCATCTATCGGTGCAGCCATAGCAGCTTCTCTGACTATTGCATCTCACAGTGTTGGCACTGTTACATTCTCAATGGCATGGGCCTGCCCGGAAGTAAAGTTTTATAGTGGGAAGACTTATCACAG GCGCTACACAAAATTTTATGGCATACATGAGGATGCAGCAGCAAAAATTGCACATGATGCTATTCATG AGCATGGCCATTGGGAGTCCCAGATAGAAACATGGCAGAGACCTATTCTTGGAGACAGAAGAGTTCCTGAATG GTACCCTATCACTCTCTTCAATGAGCTCTACTACCTTAATGCAGGGGGAACGATTTGGACAG ATGGATCACCTCCAATGCAAAGTTTAGTAACCATTGGAGAAACAAAATATTCTCTCGAGAAATCTAGATCAGACTTCACAAATAAGATTGATACTAACCACCCAAATGATACTGCCGTGGATATTCTCGAAAGGATGGCATCGATACTTGGGCAAATACACAGTCCAGTCTTAACAAATTCTTCTTTTGGAACATATTTGCTTCAAAAGGGTGAAGAAAATATAGGTCAACTACTCTATTTTGAAGGGAATGAGTATCAGATGTATAACACATATGATGTACATTTCTACTCGTCTTTTGCATTAATTATGCTGTTTCCAAAACTTGAACTCAGCCTCCAGAGAGATTTCGCAGCTGCAGTAATGATGCATGATCCTAGTAAGATAAAATTATTATCTGATGGTAATTTGGTCCCAAGAAAGGTCCTCGGTGCTGTTCCTCATGATCTTGGAAGGAATGACCCATGGTTTGAAGTAAATGCTTATACCCTTTACGACACAAATAGATGGAAAGACTTGAATTCTAAATTTGTTCTCCAAGTTTACAGGGATGTGGTTGCTACGGGTGATAAGTTATTTGCAAAAGCTGTTTGGCCCTCCGTCTATATGGCAATGGCTTATATGGACCAGTTTGATAAGGATGGGGATGGGATGATTGAGAATGAAGGCTTTCCTGACCAGACTTATGATGCATGGTCAGTTAGTGGTGTGAGTGCCTATACTGGTGGACTTTGGGTGGCAGCCTTGCAGGCTGCTTCAGCCTTGGCACATGAAGTTGGTGACACTGCTTCTCAAGATTATTTCTGGCATAAGTTCAAGAGAGCTAAGGCTGTATATGAGAAATTATGGAATGGTTCTTACTTTAATTATGATGATAGTTGTGGTAGTTCAAGTGCATCTATTCAGGCTGATCAGTTGGCTGGGCAATG GTATGCTCGGGCGTGTGGTCTTTCAACAATTGTTGACCATGACAAAGCAAAAAGTGCACTTGAGAAGGTTTACCATTTCAATGTCTTAAAGGTGAAGGGTGGCAAGCGGGGGGCAGTGAATGGGATGCGACCAGATGGAACAGTTGATATGTCAGCATTGCAGTCAAGAGAAATATGGTCTGGTGTCACATATTCTGTTGCTGCATCTATGATTCATGAAGGCATGGTTGAAATGGCATTTAACACTGCATTTGGAGTCCATGAAACTGTCTGGTCCCAAGAAGGGCTTGG ATATTCTTTTCAAACCCCAGAAGGATGGAACACCTATGACCAGTACCGATCTATGGCCTACATGCGCCCATTGGCTGTATGGGCAATGCAATGGGCCTTATCGCCACCGAAGCTCtacaaggaagagaaaaaaccaGAATTGGAGGAAGTTCCATTGTTTATGCACAATGCTGGATTCTCAAAAGTTGCAGGTCTTCTCAAGTTGCCACAACTGGAGACTTCTAAAAAAGGCCTACTCCGGGTTTTTTTCGATTGGACTTGCAGGAGGATGTGGATGTAA